The Tubulanus polymorphus chromosome 6, tnTubPoly1.2, whole genome shotgun sequence genome includes a region encoding these proteins:
- the LOC141907881 gene encoding uncharacterized protein LOC141907881 produces MSSYYGNVLSAPMPNGSPVETFQMPDIKYDTNYNHQNGGSPDHLDMQAPVAGGIYPRFPPYDRLEIRPINNSNHQRSYGYNGNVYSNIGGGGTNCGSASPPEARQYPQYSENMDSRFANGQYLNAAQQAMNSHSAYGTCSPTYGTNAMTGGLPGGQNNCVIYPWMKATLNGELPIEQKRTRQTYSRYQTLELEKEFHSNKYLTRRRRIEIAHALALTERQIKIWFQNRRMKWKKENNLAKLNGPNGKPEPVISIKSEADIVSEAEKTLSESNT; encoded by the exons ATGTCTTCTTACTATGGCAATGTCTTATCGGCTCCGATGCCCAACGGAAGTCCGGTGGAAACTTTTCAAATGCCGGACATCAAGTACGATACAAACTATAACCACCAAAACGGCGGCAGTCCGGACCACTTGGACATGCAAGCACCCGTGGCTGGCGGAATTTACCCGAGGTTTCCACCTTATGACAGGTTGGAAATTCGGCCGATAAACAACTCGAATCACCAGCGCAGTTACGGCTATAACGGAAATGTTTACAGTAACATCGGTGGTGGAGGGACTAATTGCGGTAGCGCCAGCCCGCCCGAGGCTCGCCAGTACCCGCAATACAGCGAAAACATGGACTCTCGTTTCGCGAACGGACAATACTTGAACGCTGCCCAACAGGCTATGAATTCTCATTCCGCGTATGGTACTTGCAGCCCGACCTATGGCACGAATGCGATGACCGGAGGACTGCCCGGTGGCCAGAACAACTGCGTCATCTACCCGTGGATGAAAGCTACCCTTAACGGAG AACTACCGATTGAACAGAAACGTACGCGTCAGACGTATTCACGCTACCAGACACTAGAACTGGAAAAGGAGTTTCATTCCAACAAATATCTCACTCGCAGACGACGGATAGAGATCGCGCATGCGCTCGCCTTGACAGAGCGGCAAATAAAAATCTGGTTTCAAAATCGGcgaatgaaatggaaaaaggAGAACAATCTGGCTAAGTTAAACGGACCTAACGGTAAACCGGAACCCGTAATTTCCATTAAATCCGAAGCAGACATTGTATCCGAAGCCGAGAAAACGCTGAGCGAAAGTAACACGTGA